From the Cervus elaphus chromosome 20, mCerEla1.1, whole genome shotgun sequence genome, one window contains:
- the LOC122676617 gene encoding antigen-presenting glycoprotein CD1d-like: protein MSGTGAPGQRAARGRRAGKAADARGGRAQTDTPREAGSLTHQPENLLPPASSCLAPGDRARFRASRHHPFFPNLAVCLFLLLFLLPSVLSLPCPRFLRSVLSPEPQTSYSFRCLQISSFANRSWTRTDGLGWLGELQLYTWRNESDTVGFLKPWSQSTFSDQQWEQLQHTFQVYRSSFTRDVWEFVKILPSDYPLEIQISGGCELLPRNTSESFLRAAFQGKDVLSFQGMSWVPAPDSPSWSQMICNVLNRDQGTKETAHWLLHDVCPELVRGLLQMGKSELEKQVKPEAWLSSGPPPRPGHLRLVCHVSGFYPKPVRVTWVRGEQEEPGTQQGDVMPNADSTWYLRVTLDVEAAEAPGLSCRVKHSSLGDQDIILYWDGNRVSRGLIVVLVILVVFVLLFIGGLVFWFRKHHRYQDIS, encoded by the exons ATGAGTGGAACCGGGGCTCCCGGGCAGAGGGCGGCGAGAGGGAGGCGAGCGGGGAAAGCGGCCGACGCTCGCGGCGGGCGGGCGCAGACTGATACACCTCGGGAAGCCGGGAGCTTGACCCACCAGCCCGAGAACCTGCTACCCCCTGCGTCCAGCTGCTTGGCCCCTGGAGACCGAGCTCGATTCAGAGCCAGCAGACATCACCCTTTCTTCCCAAACCtagctgtttgtttgtttctgttgctcttccttctcccttctgtGCTCTCCCTCCCGTGCCCCCGGTTCCTCCGATCTGTATTGTCTCCAGAGCCGCAAACGTCTTACTCCTTCCGCTGCCTCCAGATCTCCTCCTTTGCCAACCGCAGCTGGACGCGCACTGACGGCCTCGGGTGGCTGGGGGAGCTGCAGCTCTATACTTggcgcaatgagtcggacaccgTCGGCTTCCTGAAGCCTTGGTCTCAGAGCACATTCAGCGACCAACAGTGGGAGCAGCTGCAGCATACGTTTCAGGTTTATCGCAGCAGCTTCACCAGGGACGTCTGGGAATTCGTCAAAATTCTGCCCAGCGACT ATCCTCTTGAGATCCAGATATCTGGAGGATGTGAATTACTCCCGAGGAACACCTCCGAAAGCTTCTTACGTGCAGCATTTCAAGGAAAGGATGTCCTGAGTTTCCAAGGAATGTCTTGGGTGCCAGCCCCAGATTCCCCCTCTTGGAGCCAGATGATCTGCAATGTGCTCAATCGGGACCAAGGGACCAAGGAAACAGCGCACTGGCTTCTCCATGACGTGTGCCCAGAATTGGTCAGAGGCCTCTTGCAGATGGGGAAGTCCGAGCTGGAGAAGCAAG TGAAGCCGGAggcctggttgtccagtggcccCCCTCCCCGGCCTGGCCACCTGCGGCTGGTCTGCCACGTCTCAGGATTCTACCCAAAACCCGTGCGGGTGACGTGGGTGAGGGGCgagcaggaggagcctggcactcAGCAAGGAGACGTCATGCCCAACGCCGACTCGACTTGGTACCTGCGAGTAACCCTGGATGTGGAGGCTGCGGAGGCGCCTGGCCTGAGCTGCCGAGTGAAGCACAGCAGCCTGGGAGACCAGGACATCATCCTGTACTGGG ATGGGAACCGTGTCTCCAGGGGCTTGATTGTCGTCCTGGTAATACTGGTGGTGTTCGTCCTTCTGTTTATTGGAGGCTTGGTCTTCTGGTTTAGGAAGCACCA CCGCTATCAAGATATCTCGTGA